CAGCCTGCCGAGTGCGGCAACAAGCTCCGGGGTCGAGCCGGACTGGCTGATGCCGAGCGCGAGCACGCCGCGGTAGTCGCCGTCTTGGCCGTAGCGGGTCCACAGCGACGGGCTGCCGGACGCGACGGCGCAGCCGACCGCCCGCTCTACGAGGTAGCGCGCCAGGGTTGCCGCGTTGTCGGACGACCCGCGGGCGAGCGTGACGGCTGCGCGCGGCGGGTCGTCGGCAACGAGTGAACGCACGGCCTCGAGTACCGCGTCCCAGCGGGACACGAAGCGGTCGAGAACCGCCGGCTGTTCGAGCATCTCGAGCCACATCAGAGTCTGCACCCAGTCAGTATACCGAGTATGCGTGCCGAGGTCATACCGAATATGTCCTCTTGACCTAGACTGCTTGCGTGGCGAAGCGATCACTGGATTCCGAGGCGTCGGGCGCCGAACGCCGGCTCCGGTACGAGCGCGTCTACGACTACGTCCTGGAGCTGATCAAGCGCGAGCGGCTCAAGCCCGGTGACCGGCTGCCCAGCGCTCCGGAGCTCGCCGAGCGCACCGGCGTCAGCATGATCTCGGTGCGCCGTGGCCTCGAGGAGCTCGAGCGCGAGGGGCGCGTCTCTCGGCACCAGGGCGTCGGCACGTTCGTCGGCAGCGGCAGGATCGTCGCCGATCCGAGCCGCGGCGGCGAGCTACTGGCGTCGCTGAGCGACGGCAGCGCCCGGCCGAAGCTGCGCACCGAGCTGCTCGGCATCACGGTCGGGACGACGAGCCACAACATCGCCCGCGCTCTGGTGATCGACGCCAGCCAGCCGGTCTGGGAGGTGCGCCGGCTGCGCCGGGTCGGCGGCTCGGCGGCGATCCTCGAGCGTGCGGTGCTCCCGCTGAGCCGGGTGCCGGCGCTGGACGAGAGCTACCTGCGCGCCGGCAAGTCGCTCTACACCTACCTTGCCGAGCAGTACGGGCTGCGCGACGACTACGTCGAGCAGGCCATCGAGGTCGACCGGCCGAGCCCGGCCGACCGGCAGGTGCTGGAGCTCGGCCGGACCGATCATGTCGTGCGCATCCGCGGGGTCAGCTTCGACGCCGATGGCAGCGCGTTCGACTGCTACGAGCAGACCTACCGGGCGACCGAGTTCATCTTCTACAGCGCCGGCGGGACGAACCGGCAGCTGCTGCAGCCGGGCAAGGCAGGGGAGTGGCTCGTCCGGCCGCTGACCGCGGTCACGCCTGCGAGCGCTCCGCGACGTCGCCGGTGAGCGCGAGTCGCTGCGGCCGGACCTGCGGATCGGGGCTCGGCACCGCGGCGAGCAGCATCTTCGTGTAGCCGTCCACCGGCTCGTTGACCACCTGCCAGGCCGGCCCGTGCTCCACGATCCGGCCCTCGTGCATGACCAGGATCCGGTCGGCGTACGTGGCCGCGGTCGACAGGTCGTGGGTGATCATCAGGATGCCGAGCGACGAGTCGGTCCGCAGCTCGTCGAGCAGGTCGAGGATGCCGGCGCGCAGCGAGACGTCCAGCATCGACACCGGCTCGTCGGCCAGCAGCAGCTCAGGCTGGAGCACCAGGCAGGCGGCGATCGACACCCGCTGCCGCTGCCCGCCGGACAGCTCGTGCGGGTAGCGGTCGAGGTAGCGGCCGGCCGGCGTGAGGCCGACCCGTTCGAGCGCGCCCCGGACGATCGCCCGCCGCTGCTCGCGGCCCGCCGCCGCCCGGTGGATGCGCAGCGGCTCCTCCAGCGTGTCGCGCACCCGGAACCGTCCGTCCAGCGACTCGTACGGGTCCTGGTAGATCATCTGCACGCGACGGCGCAGCTGGCGTAGGCCCGAACGGTCGAGGTCGCGGGTGGACTCGCCGTCCAGCCGGATGTCGCCGCCGGCCGCCGGCACCATGCCGAGCACGGCCTGCACGGTGCTCGTCTTGCCGCAGCCGGACTGCCCGACCAGCGCCACCAGCTCGCCGCGATTGACGGTCAGCGAGATGCCGTCGACGGCGACCTGTTCGGGACCCGGCCGGCGCAGCAGCGCATCGGTCATGCCACGCCGGCCGGAGTAGCTGACCCGCAGCCCGTCCACCTCGAGCAGCGCGGACGGCGCCGCCGCGGCCGGCGCAGCGGGACGGGCGTCGCCGAGGCTGGGCGTCGCCTCGAACAGCCGCTTGGTGTAGGAGTGGGTCGGGTTGCGGTGCAGGTCGAGCACCGGCCCGTGCTCGACGATCTCACCGTCCAGCATCACCGCGGCCCGGTCGCAGGTCTGCGCGACGACCCCGAGGTCGTGGGTGACGAGGATCAGCGCGAGCGCGAGCTCGTCGCACAGCCTGGTGAGCAGCGCCAGGATCTGATCCTGGATCACCACGTCCAGCGCGGTGGTCGGCTCGTCGGCCAGCAGCACCTTCGGCTCGCAGGCGAGTGCCATCGCGATCACCGCCCGCTGCCGCATCCCGCCGGAGAACTCGTGCGGGTACGCGTCCGCGCGGCCGGCCGGGATGCCGACCAGCTCCAGCAGCTCGTGGACGCGGCGGGTGATCGCCTCGCGCGGCGCCGGCCGGTGGATACGGAGCGCCTCGGCGATCTGCCAGCCCACCGTGTGCACCGGGTTGAACGCGTTCATCGCGCCCTGGAACACCATCGCGAGGTCCGTCCAGCGATGCGCCGCGACCGAGCGCTCGCCGCGGGCGAGGAGGTCCTCGCCGCCGAGCAGGATCCGGCCCGCGACGCTCGCGGACGGCGGCAGCAGGCCCATCGCGGCGAGGATCGTCGTCGTCTTGCCGCAGCCCGACTCGCCGACCAGGCCTACCCGCTCGCCCGGCGCCACGGCCAGGCTGATGCCCTTGAGCGTGTGCGTCTCGGTCGAGCCGGTGCCGAACCAGACGTGCAGGTCCTCGATCGCCAGGACGGGTGCGGCCGGCATCAGATGGCCTCCGGGCCGCGGCCGACCAGCGGCCGCAGCGTCCAACTGCGCGGCGAGAGGTACGAGACGCGCAGGCGTGGGTTGAGCGCGTCCTCGATCGAGCGGCCGATGAGGTAGCAGCCGACGATGAACAGCGCGACCGCGACACCGGCCGGTGCGATCGCCCACCAGGCGCCTGCGCCGGCGGCCGCCCGGTCGAACGCGTGCTCCATGATCGTCCCCCAGGTGATCGCGGTCGGGTCGGAGAGGCCGAGGAAGGCCAGCGCCGTCTCGTTGAAGATCGCGACGGTCATCGCGAGCACCGCGTTGGCGGCGAGCAGCGGACCGACCTGCGGGATGATGTGGTGGGCGATGATCCGCAGGTGGCCGGCGCCGAGCGCTTCGACCCGGCGCACGTACGCACGCTCTCGGATACTCATGACCTGAGCCCGGACGACCCGCGCCGTCCCCGTCCACATCAACGCACCGATCACCACGATCACGTGGCTGAGGTTCGGACCCCACACCGCGGCGATGACGATCATCAGCACGATCTGCGGGATGACCAGGAAGTAGTCGGTGATGCGCATCAGCACGATGTCCACCCAGCCGCCGAAGTAGCCGGAGAGAATACCGAAGCCGGCGCCGACGATCATGCAGATCAGCGTGGCGAAGACACCGACGATCATCGAGACGCCGCCGCCGTGCAGCACCAGGCTGAGCACGTCGATGCCGCCGTCGTCGCAGCCCAGCCAGTGCTTGCCGGACGGCGGCGCGAAGACCTTGCAGCTGGACTGCGAGACGCTGTACGGCGCGATGACCGGGGAGAGCACGGCGCTGAGGACGAACAGGCCGACGATCACCAGGCCGACGATCGTGCTCGGCTGGCGCAGCACGGAGCGGATCGTCCGCCACGCCCCGGAGCCGAGATCGGCGTCGGTGTCAACCCCGATCGTGCTGGTCACAGTGGTGCTCATCGTCCTGCCTTTCAGTGCCTGATGCGCGGATCGAGTCGGGCGTAGAGCAGGTCGGCGAGCAGGTTCAGCACGACGACGGTGATGGTGATGACGAGGAAGCCGCCCTGGAGCATCGGGTAGTCGCGCGCCAGTACGGCGCCGTAGAGCGCGCGGCCGATGCCCGGCCAGGAGAAGATCACTTCGATGAGGATCGCGCCGGTGACGATCGAGCCGAGGGACAGCGCGATCAGCGTGATCGTCGGCAGCATGGCATTGCGCAGCGCGTAGGAGCGGATGATCCGCCGGCGCGGGACACCCTTCGCCCGCGCGGTGAGGATGAAGTCCTCGCCGAGCGTCTCGAGCATCGCCGAGCGGACGATCAGTGCGTTCTCGGCGTACAGGGTGAGGACGAGGGTGGCGACCGGCAGGATCATGTGCTTGCCGATGTCGACCAGGTGGCTCCAGCCGGACGGGTTGATCGCGAACGCGTCGCTCATCCCGGCCGTCGGAAGCACGCCGGCGAACATCATCAGCAGCATCAGGCCGAGGAACTGCGTCGGGAAGGCGTAGAACAGCACCGCGAGGTTCGTGCTCGCGTGGTCGGTGACCGTGCCTCGGCGCACCGCGGAGAGCACGCCGACCGCGACGCCGATGACCAGCGCCAGCACGGTGCCGATCGCGACCATCGGGATCGTGTTCTGGAGCGCGTCGCGCAGGTTGTCGAACACCGGCCGCTGGTTGACGTAGCTGATCCCGAGGTTGCCGTGGAACAGTTGGTCGAGGTAGCGGCCGTACTGCACCCAGAGCGGCCGGTCGAGGCCGAACTGCACCTCGAGCGCGTGCTTCAGCTTCGGGGAGGCGTTCGGCACCCGGGAGATCCGGGTGACCGCGTTGCCGGGAAGTACCCGAAACAGGACAAAGTTCAGGGTCAGTACGACGTAGATCGTGATGACGGCGAAGACGATCCGCCGGACGACGTACCCGCTGCCGCGCATGGCCCGCCCTTCTCGACGTCACATGCGTCGTTGACAGGAGACATTATACTGAGCAGACTCAGCACGCCTAGTCCCTTTGCGACGTCCGCAACAAGCCGGATGGAGACACCGTGCCTCGACGCCTGCGCATCATCGTGATAGCCCTCGGTCTGGTCGGTCTGGTAGCGACCGGCTGCTCCAGCTCACCCTCGGGGGGTGGCAGCAAGCACGGCGGGGTGCTGCGGATCGGCGTCAGCACGCCGATCGACTCGCTGAACCCGTTCGTCTCGCAGTCGGACTACAGCTCGGTCGTCTATCAGTACGTGTATCCGCACCTCGTCCAGTACAACGCCAAGGTGCAGCTCGTCGGCTCGTTCGCGAAGAGCTGGCAGACCACCGACGGCGGCCGGACCTGGACGTTCCACACCGTCTCCGGCGCGAAGTGGTCGGACGGCAAGCCGCTGACCGCGAACGACGCGGCGTTCACGCTGAACATGATGGTCAAGTACCAGGACGGCCCGACCGGCGACCTGGCCGGCCTGGTCACCAGCCTGAAGGACGCCAACGCGACCGACGCGAACACGCTGGTCCTGCACTACACGGCGCCGGTCGCGAATGTGCTGGCGCAGATGCAGGGCGTGCACATCCTGCCCGAGCAGGTCTGGGGACCGCTCGCCACCGGCAACGGGAACAAGATCAAGACATTCCAGAACGACGCGACGCCGCTGGTGTCCGGCGGGCCGTTCGAGATGGTGAAGTACCAGACCAACCAGGTCGCGCTGTTCCGCCGCAACCCGAACTGGTGGGGCCAGAAGCCGCACATCGACGGCTTCGGCATCCAGATGTTCGCGACCGACGACGCGATGGTGGCGGCGCTGAAGTCCGGTCAGCTGGACATGATCGGCGAGCACACCCCACCGACCGTCGTCGCCAGCCTGAAGTCGGCGGGCATGGTCGTGCTGACCGCGCCCAGCCTGACATTCATGGACTTCATCATCAACACGAACACCACGCAGAAGAAGCACCCGGAACTGGCGAACCCGCAGGTTCGCGAGGCGATGGAGTACGCCATCGACCGCAAACGGATCATCGACACCGCCTGGCTCGGCTACGCGACGCCCAGCGCGAGCGTGGTTGCCCCCGCGTCCGGCTGGAACGATCCGGCGGTCAAGCCGCTGCCGTTCGACCTGGCCAAGGCGAACGCGATCCTGGACGGCCTCGGCTTCCACAAGGGCTCGGACGGCGTGCGGGTCGCGAATGGGCACCCGATGAGCTACCAGCTGATCTTCCCGACCGAGATCAACGGTTCGGGCGACCGCACCTTCCAGATCATCCAGCAGGACTTCGCGCAGATCGGCGTCAAGCTCAACGAGCGCAAGATGGACCCCACCGCGGCGTTCACCGCGATCGCCGGGTCGAACAACAAGTACGAGGACTACGACGTCGCGATGTGGGACTGGGTGCTGCCGCCCGACCCCCAGAACATCCTCGGCGACCTCACCTGCGCGCAGTGGGGCAACAACAGCGACAGCGGCTACTGCAACAAGGAGTTCGACGCGCTGTACGCGCAGCAGAGCACGCTGCTCAACCGGGCCGACCGGCAGCGGGTCGTCAACCAGATGCAGCAGATGGTGTTCGACGACCGGCCCTACATCGTGCTGAACTACCCGGACATCATCGAAGCGCACAGCCCGAAGTGGACGGGGTTCGAGATGTCACCGCTGCTCGGCTCGGTCAACAACATGTCGATCGACACGCTGCTCGACGTGCACCAGAAGGGCTGAGCGCCGGTGACCTCGGTGCAGCTCACCAACCGAGGAGTCGCCGCGCTGCGCCCGGACGCGGTCGTGCTCGTGGCCTCCGCCGGCGCACGCGGCGCGGTGTTCGACGACGCGAGCCGGGACGTGGCGGCGGCGTTGGGCCTCGACCTCGACGCGGTCGTCCGGCGCCACGCGCCGGCGTTCGGTGCGGCGGTCGGTGAGACGTGCGCGCTCGTCGTGCCGTCGTGCGGCGTGACCGTGGTGCTGGTCGGCGTGGCTGCGGGCCTGGCAGGCGTGGCCGAGGCCGCGATGGCCGCCGCCGCGGCGATCCGCGGCCACCGCCGGGTCGCGACCACGCTGGCCGGCCTCGGCACCGACCGGCCCGCGGCGGTGCGGGCCTGCGTCGAAGGGCTGCTGATCGGCGGCTACCGGCAGCGCGCCGACCGCGGTGCGCGCCCGGCCGGCGCGGTCAGTCTGCTGCTCGCGGCCCCGGACCGGGCCGCCGATCCGGCGCTGCGCGCTGCGGTGCGGACGGCACAGGCCGCGGCCGCGGCGACGTCCTGGGTGCGCGAGCTGGTCGAGCGGCCGGCCGGCGAGCTCGTCCCGTCCGTCCTGGCCGAGGAGATCCGGGCGCGGGCCGGCAACGCCGGTGTGCGGGTGCGGGTGTGGACGCCACGCCAACTGGCGACGCGCGGCTTCGGCGCGACGCTCGGCGTGGCCGCCGGCAGCGCGCAGCCGCCGGCCGTGGTGGAGCTGCGGCTCGGCGCCGAGCGCCGCGACGTCCTGGGCCTGGCCGGCAAGGGCATCACCTTCGACTCCGGCGGCCTCGACCTCAAGCGCGACCCGGACGAGATCGCCTGGATGAAGTCGGACATGGCCGGCGCCGCCGCGGTGGCTGCCGCGGTGTGCGCGGCCGCCGAACTCGGCGCGTCCCGCACCGTGCACGCGGTGCTGCCGCTCACCGAGAACATGCCGGGGTCGCGCGCCCTACGGCCCGGCGACGTCGTCACCCATCCGGACGGCCGGCGCACCGAGGTGGTCGACACCGACAGCGAGGGCCGGCTCGTCCTCGCCGACGCGGTTGCCCACCTCGCCCGCAGCGGCGCACGATGCATCGTGGACGTCGGCACGCTCACCGACGGCGGCGGCCTCGGCCACCTGCGCTGGGGCTGCTGGGGCAACGCGCCCGATCTGGTCGCGGACGTGCTGCGCGCCGGCACGGCGGCGGGCGAGCCGGGTTGGGAGCTGCCGCTGCTGCCGCGCTATCGCGAGCTGTTCCGCTCCGGTGTGGCCGACCTGCGCAACTGTGCGCGGGACGTTTCGGACACCGCGATGATGGCGGCCACCTACCTGAGCACCTTCGCCGACGGCGTCGCCTGGGCGCACGTCGACAACGGCGGCACCGCGTACCTGCCGGCGGCGCTCGCGCCGTGGCCCGAGGGCGCGACCGGCTCACCGACCCGTGCACTGCTCGAGCTGATCACGAGTACGCCGACTTGAAAGAATATACAGAGTATATGTACTGTGAGAGTCATGACTGACGCGACGGCTTTCGAGATCGAGTACGAGCGCCGGGCGGCGCTGTCCCGCAAGCTGTTCACCCGCGCCAGTCAGGTGATCCCGGGTGGTGCCGGCAGCAGCGCGCGCACCGTCGGCTTCGGTTGGCACCCGTACCCGCCGTTCATCGCCGAGGGGCGCGGTTCCCGGCTGCGCGACGTGGACGGCAACGAGTACATCGACTACCTGCTCGGCCTGGGTCCGATGATCCTCGGCCACCGGCACCCAGTGGTGACCAGGGCGGTCGCGGACGCGATCGACGAGTACGGCACCTGCTTCGGGCTGCCGTACGAGCTGGAGATCGAGGCCGCGGAGAAGGTCGTGGACGCGGTGCCCGGCATCGACCAGGTCCGGTTCACCAACTCCGGCTCGGAGGCGGTGGGCACCGCCGTCCGGCTGGCCCGCGCCACCACCGGCCGGCGGCTGGTGATCCGCTTCGAGGGCCACTACCACGGCTGGCAGGACGTCGTGTACTGGTCCAACCACGTCGACCCCGAGCTGGCCGGCCCGGCCGACCAGCCACGTCCCGTGCCGTCCGGCCCCGGCGTGCCACTTGAACTCAGCGACACGCTGATCGTGCTCAGCTGGAACGACCCGGAGAGCTTCGTCCGGGTCATGCGTGAACGCGGCGACGAGGTCGCGGCGGTGATCACCGAGGCGGCGGTGTTCAACACCGGCTGCATCCTGCCCGAGCCCGGCTACCTGCAACTGCTGCGCGACGTCACCCGCGAGTACGGCGCGCTGCTGATCTTCGACGAGGTGATCACCGGCTTCCGATTCGCCCGCGGCGGCGCGCAGGAGTACTTCGGCGTCACGCCGGACCTCACCACGCTCGCCAAAGGGCTCGGCGGCGGCTTCCCAGTGGCGGCGATCGGTGGCACTCTCGACGCGATGCGCCTGATCGCCGAGGGCCGGTACTCGCACTCCGGCACGTACAACGCCAACGTGATCCAGTGCGCTGCGGTGTCCGCGACGATGGACGTGCTCGCCGAGCCCGGCCTGTACGAGCGGCAGCGCGCGCTCGGCGATCGGCTAGCCGACGGGCTGCGCGCGCTCACCGCGGAACGTGGCATCGACGCCTACGTCGAGGGGCTGGGGACGGTCTTCCAACTCTGGTTCGCCAACCGGCCGATCAAGAACTGGCGAGACGCGTCCGCCTACGCCGACGAGGCGATGTTCACCCGCTGGTTCCAGGAGATGCTGCTGCGCGGCGTGCTGTTCCACCCGCTCCAGTTCGAGAACCTTTTCGTCTCGCTCGTGCACACCGACTCGGACATCGACGAGACGCTGACCGCGGCCGCCGACGCGCTGACCGCCGCGGTGCGCCGCGCGTGACGCCGGACCGCCGGG
This genomic stretch from Jatrophihabitans cynanchi harbors:
- a CDS encoding GntR family transcriptional regulator yields the protein MAKRSLDSEASGAERRLRYERVYDYVLELIKRERLKPGDRLPSAPELAERTGVSMISVRRGLEELEREGRVSRHQGVGTFVGSGRIVADPSRGGELLASLSDGSARPKLRTELLGITVGTTSHNIARALVIDASQPVWEVRRLRRVGGSAAILERAVLPLSRVPALDESYLRAGKSLYTYLAEQYGLRDDYVEQAIEVDRPSPADRQVLELGRTDHVVRIRGVSFDADGSAFDCYEQTYRATEFIFYSAGGTNRQLLQPGKAGEWLVRPLTAVTPASAPRRRR
- a CDS encoding dipeptide ABC transporter ATP-binding protein; its protein translation is MPAAPVLAIEDLHVWFGTGSTETHTLKGISLAVAPGERVGLVGESGCGKTTTILAAMGLLPPSASVAGRILLGGEDLLARGERSVAAHRWTDLAMVFQGAMNAFNPVHTVGWQIAEALRIHRPAPREAITRRVHELLELVGIPAGRADAYPHEFSGGMRQRAVIAMALACEPKVLLADEPTTALDVVIQDQILALLTRLCDELALALILVTHDLGVVAQTCDRAAVMLDGEIVEHGPVLDLHRNPTHSYTKRLFEATPSLGDARPAAPAAAAPSALLEVDGLRVSYSGRRGMTDALLRRPGPEQVAVDGISLTVNRGELVALVGQSGCGKTSTVQAVLGMVPAAGGDIRLDGESTRDLDRSGLRQLRRRVQMIYQDPYESLDGRFRVRDTLEEPLRIHRAAAGREQRRAIVRGALERVGLTPAGRYLDRYPHELSGGQRQRVSIAACLVLQPELLLADEPVSMLDVSLRAGILDLLDELRTDSSLGILMITHDLSTAATYADRILVMHEGRIVEHGPAWQVVNEPVDGYTKMLLAAVPSPDPQVRPQRLALTGDVAERSQA
- a CDS encoding ABC transporter permease is translated as MSTTVTSTIGVDTDADLGSGAWRTIRSVLRQPSTIVGLVIVGLFVLSAVLSPVIAPYSVSQSSCKVFAPPSGKHWLGCDDGGIDVLSLVLHGGGVSMIVGVFATLICMIVGAGFGILSGYFGGWVDIVLMRITDYFLVIPQIVLMIVIAAVWGPNLSHVIVVIGALMWTGTARVVRAQVMSIRERAYVRRVEALGAGHLRIIAHHIIPQVGPLLAANAVLAMTVAIFNETALAFLGLSDPTAITWGTIMEHAFDRAAAGAGAWWAIAPAGVAVALFIVGCYLIGRSIEDALNPRLRVSYLSPRSWTLRPLVGRGPEAI
- a CDS encoding ABC transporter permease, encoding MRGSGYVVRRIVFAVITIYVVLTLNFVLFRVLPGNAVTRISRVPNASPKLKHALEVQFGLDRPLWVQYGRYLDQLFHGNLGISYVNQRPVFDNLRDALQNTIPMVAIGTVLALVIGVAVGVLSAVRRGTVTDHASTNLAVLFYAFPTQFLGLMLLMMFAGVLPTAGMSDAFAINPSGWSHLVDIGKHMILPVATLVLTLYAENALIVRSAMLETLGEDFILTARAKGVPRRRIIRSYALRNAMLPTITLIALSLGSIVTGAILIEVIFSWPGIGRALYGAVLARDYPMLQGGFLVITITVVVLNLLADLLYARLDPRIRH
- a CDS encoding ABC transporter substrate-binding protein — protein: MPRRLRIIVIALGLVGLVATGCSSSPSGGGSKHGGVLRIGVSTPIDSLNPFVSQSDYSSVVYQYVYPHLVQYNAKVQLVGSFAKSWQTTDGGRTWTFHTVSGAKWSDGKPLTANDAAFTLNMMVKYQDGPTGDLAGLVTSLKDANATDANTLVLHYTAPVANVLAQMQGVHILPEQVWGPLATGNGNKIKTFQNDATPLVSGGPFEMVKYQTNQVALFRRNPNWWGQKPHIDGFGIQMFATDDAMVAALKSGQLDMIGEHTPPTVVASLKSAGMVVLTAPSLTFMDFIINTNTTQKKHPELANPQVREAMEYAIDRKRIIDTAWLGYATPSASVVAPASGWNDPAVKPLPFDLAKANAILDGLGFHKGSDGVRVANGHPMSYQLIFPTEINGSGDRTFQIIQQDFAQIGVKLNERKMDPTAAFTAIAGSNNKYEDYDVAMWDWVLPPDPQNILGDLTCAQWGNNSDSGYCNKEFDALYAQQSTLLNRADRQRVVNQMQQMVFDDRPYIVLNYPDIIEAHSPKWTGFEMSPLLGSVNNMSIDTLLDVHQKG
- a CDS encoding leucyl aminopeptidase family protein, with the translated sequence MTSVQLTNRGVAALRPDAVVLVASAGARGAVFDDASRDVAAALGLDLDAVVRRHAPAFGAAVGETCALVVPSCGVTVVLVGVAAGLAGVAEAAMAAAAAIRGHRRVATTLAGLGTDRPAAVRACVEGLLIGGYRQRADRGARPAGAVSLLLAAPDRAADPALRAAVRTAQAAAAATSWVRELVERPAGELVPSVLAEEIRARAGNAGVRVRVWTPRQLATRGFGATLGVAAGSAQPPAVVELRLGAERRDVLGLAGKGITFDSGGLDLKRDPDEIAWMKSDMAGAAAVAAAVCAAAELGASRTVHAVLPLTENMPGSRALRPGDVVTHPDGRRTEVVDTDSEGRLVLADAVAHLARSGARCIVDVGTLTDGGGLGHLRWGCWGNAPDLVADVLRAGTAAGEPGWELPLLPRYRELFRSGVADLRNCARDVSDTAMMAATYLSTFADGVAWAHVDNGGTAYLPAALAPWPEGATGSPTRALLELITSTPT
- a CDS encoding aspartate aminotransferase family protein, with product MTDATAFEIEYERRAALSRKLFTRASQVIPGGAGSSARTVGFGWHPYPPFIAEGRGSRLRDVDGNEYIDYLLGLGPMILGHRHPVVTRAVADAIDEYGTCFGLPYELEIEAAEKVVDAVPGIDQVRFTNSGSEAVGTAVRLARATTGRRLVIRFEGHYHGWQDVVYWSNHVDPELAGPADQPRPVPSGPGVPLELSDTLIVLSWNDPESFVRVMRERGDEVAAVITEAAVFNTGCILPEPGYLQLLRDVTREYGALLIFDEVITGFRFARGGAQEYFGVTPDLTTLAKGLGGGFPVAAIGGTLDAMRLIAEGRYSHSGTYNANVIQCAAVSATMDVLAEPGLYERQRALGDRLADGLRALTAERGIDAYVEGLGTVFQLWFANRPIKNWRDASAYADEAMFTRWFQEMLLRGVLFHPLQFENLFVSLVHTDSDIDETLTAAADALTAAVRRA